A DNA window from Impatiens glandulifera chromosome 7, dImpGla2.1, whole genome shotgun sequence contains the following coding sequences:
- the LOC124945796 gene encoding ribonuclease MRP protein subunit POP4, which yields MSKANNEDQRKRALDAISRRSLALEEAEDRQQQQQQKKTKRADEGNKIHSSVDSSTEKTKPFPNISSKKGNIAFSGHYAMQDAELGGSTYLQLSHSVHENLLNASTKTSGERGGGTIVSDILHDLFQKGDSAHKYMHGSKSMKIDSYILLDNVVHGGGKRSLTAPIRQLKNRSKLSKKIITSIKQHKKCGTHDLPPELHKYDIFKPMHEMWMGYMMQLLKNVGKNQLPQCLLTADLHGAILLVVQCKITPFIGVSGIMIRETAETFGIITEENNKFRVVPKKHSVFVLQLDCWKITLVGDQLTSRTI from the exons ATGAGTAAAGCAAACAATGAAGATCAAAGGAAACGGGCACTTGATGCCATAAGTCGAAGATCACTTGCCCTTGAAGAGGCTGAGGATCGTCAGCAACAGCAACAGCAAAAGAAAACAAAGAGAGCAGATGAAGGAAACAAAATACATTCTTCTGTCGATTCTTCTACAGAGAAGACCAAACCCTTTCCCAACATCTCATCCAAGAaag GAAACATTGCCTTTTCGGGTCATTATGCAATGCAAG ATGCTGAATTGGGTGGTTCAACTTATCTTCAACTCTCTCATTCAGTTCATGAGAATTTGCTAAATGCAAGTACCAAG ACATCTGGTGAAAGAGGAGGAGGAACCATAGTGAGTGACATTTTACATGATCTTTTCCAAAAGGGTGATTCTGCTCACAAGTATATGCACGGTTCCAAAAGCATGAAAATCGATAGCTATATCCTTCTTGATAACGTGGTACATGGTGGTGGAAAGAGATCTCTTACCGCTCCAATTAGACAATTGAAAAATCGTTCTAAGCTCTCTAAGAAGATTATTACGTCCATTAAGCAACACAAGAAGTGTGGAACACATGATTTGCCACCAGAACTTCACAA atatgaTATTTTCAAACCAATGCATGAAATGTGGATGGGGTACATGATGCAACTCCTAAAAAATGTTGG GAAAAATCAATTGCCACAATGCCTTCTTACAGCTGATTTGCACGGTGCAATCCTTCTAG TTGTACAGTGTAAAATAACTCCCTTCATTGGAGTAAGTGGTATAATGATTCGTGAAACTGCAGAAACATTTGGAATAATTACAGAAGAGAATAATAAATTCCGAG TTGTGCCCAAGAAACATTCGGTTTTTGTCCTCCAATTAGATTGCTGGAAGATTACACTTGTTGGCGATCAGCTAACTTCAAGAACTATTTAA
- the LOC124946133 gene encoding transcription factor ILR3, with protein MVCPEQTNWFFDYELIDDMSVPDRNFSAQASGFTWSTQDLNGSAAVVGVKIGSSLGDSDGHKEVSTKKRARLESSSSVLPSSKACREKQRRDKLNDKFMELGAILESGKPPKTDKGAILMDAVRIVTQLKGEARKLKDTNSSLQEKIKELKVEKIELRDEKQRLKLEKERLEQQVKSSNFMAQPTTAMPAMFGAHQGQVVGNKMVPVMSYPTVAMWQFMPSSAVDTSRDHVLHPPVA; from the exons ATGGTTTGTCCTGAGCAGACTAATTGGTTCTTCGATTATGAACTGATCGATGATATGTCTGTTCCCGATAGGAATTTCTCCGCGCAGGCTTCTGGGTTTACTTGGTCTACGCAGGATTTGAACGGTTCGGCAGCCGTCGTCGG TGTGAAGATTGGAAGCTCTTTGGGAGATTCAGATGGTCATAAGGAAGTATCTACAAAGAAAAG GGCTAGACTTGAATCATCATCATCTGTTCTTCCCAGTTCGAAGGCATGCAGGGAGAAGCAGCGGAGGGATAAGTTAAATGACAA GTTTATGGAATTAGGAGCCATACTTGAATCTGGTAAGCCTCCTAAGACAGACAAAGGTGCTATATTGATGGATGCTGTTCGAATTGTCACGCAGTTAAAGGGTGAAGCTCGAAAGCTCAAAGACACGAATTCTAGTTTACAGGAGAAGATCAAAGAATTAAAG GTTGAGAAGATAGAGCTTCGGGATGAGAAGCAGAGGCTAAAGTTGGAGAAAGAAAGGTTAGAACAACAAGTAAAAAGTTCCAATTTCATGGCACAACCAACAACAGCAATGCCTGCAATGTTTGGGGCTCATCAGGGTCAAGTTGTTGGGAACAAAATGGTACCGGTTATGAGTTACCCGACGGTCGCAATGTGGCAATTCATGCCTTCTTCTGCAGTCGATACATCTCGAGACCATGTGCTCCATCCTCCGGTTGCTTAG
- the LOC124946120 gene encoding kinesin-like protein KIN-14N, producing MAARSQNKPPVSNTPHPTTSTANKPSLEEVSVDKRRKIGAAKTTGPVNVHKTRQAFTVVNGGQDPPLSTSAASTAGSDCDNVEFTQEEVEALLNEKMKTKNRFNAKEKHDLMMEYIKKLRQCIKWYQKIEKGYLIEQEKLKESLQTAENKRDETEMLMKAKEEELNSIIIELRKNCSSLQEKLAKEESEKLAAIDSFTKEKEDKAAVERLNVSLSDKLKNAEEENSNANKNISSLNESYKRLQEYNTSLQQYNSKLQSDIAVTNEILKRVEKEKAAVVENLSTLRGHYTSLQEQLTTYRASQEETTKQKEVLVSEVGSLRGELQRVRDDRDCQVQHVQALVIEVEKYKQCNGKTISDLDTLRRKSTELEATCSSLNQQIRMLQSQVVISEQKLQVADLSALETRTGYEELRSINNDLQTRLADAELKILEGEKLRKKLHNTILELKGNIRVFCRVRPSLPDDSTESKLISFPISTESLGRGIDVTQNGQKHSFSFDKVFMPDTSQQDVFVEISQLVQSALDGYKVCIFAYGQTGSGKTHTMMGRPGNPDLKGLIPRSLEQIFKTRESLEPQGWKYELQVSMLEIYNETIRDLLSTNSAAGGNKQYNIKHDANGNTHVSDLTISDVRSSREVSFLLDQAAQSRSVSKTHMNEQSSRSHFVFTLRISGVNESTEQHVQGVLNLIDLAGSERLSKSGSTGDRLKETQAINKSLSSLSDVIFALGKKEEHVPFRNSKLTYLLQPCLGGDSKTLMFVNISPDPTSTNESLCSLRFAARVNACEIGIPRRQTSVKSLDPRLSCG from the exons ATGGCGGCCAGAAGCCAAAACAAGCCTCCTGTATCAAACACTCCTCATCCTACAACTTCTACAGCT AACAAACCCTCTTTGGAAGAGGTTTCCGTAGATAAGAGACGGAAGATTGGGGCTGCAAAAACGACGGGACCAGTGAATGTTCATAAAACTCGACAGGCATTCACGGTTGTGAATGGAGGTCAAGATCCGCCCCTGTCAACCAGCGCAGCAAGCACTGCTGGTTCTGATTGTGACAATGTGGAATTCACTCAAGAGGAAGTTGAAGCATTGTTAAATGAGAAGATGAAAACTAAAAACAGATTCAATGCAAAG GAGAAGCATGACTTAATGATGGAATACATAAAAAAGCTTCGACAATGTATTAAATGGTATCAAAAGATTGAAAAAGGTTACCTCATAGAGCAGGAGAAGCTTAAAGAGTCATTGCAAACAGCTGAGAATAAGCGTGATGAGACAG AGATGTTAATGAAAGCAAAGGAGGAGGAAttgaattcaattattattgaattaagGAAAAACTGTTCTTCTCTCCAAGAGAAGCTTGCAAAGGAGGAATCTGAAAAATTG GCTGCTATTGATTCATTCACAAAGGAGAAGGAAGACAAAGCTGCTGTCGAGAGATTGAATGTTTCTTTGTCGGATAAGCTTAAGAACGCTGAAGAAGAGAATTCAAATGCTAATAAGAAT ATTTCGTCTCTTAATGAATCATATAAGAGATTACAAGAGTATAATACCAGCCTTCAACAATATAATAGCAAATTGCAATCTGATATTGCTGTAACTAATGAGATACTTAAGCGTGTTGAGAAAGAGAAAGCTGCTGTAGTAGAGAATCTAAGCACCTTAAGGGGTCACTATACTTCATTGCAGGAACAACTCACAACATATAGA GCTTCTCAAGAAGAGACTACAAAACAGAAAGAAGTTTTGGTAAGTGAAGTTGGAAGCCTTAGAGGAGAACTTCAACGAGTAAGAGATGATCGCGATTGCCAAGTGCAACATGTGCAGGCTTTAGTTATCGAGgtggaaaaatataaacaatgcAATGGAAAAACAATCTCTGACTTGGACACTTTGAGAAGGAAGTCAACTGAGCTTGAG GCAACATGTTCCTCCCTGAATCAGCAAATTAGGATGCTGCAAAGTCAAGTAGTCATCAGTGAGCAGAAACTGCAG GTTGCTGATTTATCTGCACTAGAGACTAGGACAGGATATGAGGAACTGAGAAGTATTAATAATGACTTGCAAACTCGACTGGCAGATGCAGAGTTGAAAATACTCGAGGGGGAAAAGCTGCGAAAAAAGTTGCATAACACTATATTG GAGCTAAAAGGAAACATCCGTGTGTTCTGCCGAGTAAGACCTTCACTTCCTGATGATAGTACAGAATCAAAGCTGATTTCTTTTCCCATATCAACTGAATCTCTTGGCCGAGGAATAGATGTGACACAGAATG GACAAAAGCACAGTTTCTCATTTGACAAAGTGTTTATGCCCGATACATCACAACAAGATGTTTTTGTTGAAATCTCACAGCTGGTTCAGAGTGCTCTAGACGGTTACAAG GTCTGCATCTTCGCTTATGGACAAACTGGGTCAGGGAAAACACACACCATGATGGGAAGGCCTGGAAATCCAGATCTGAAGGGTCTCATACCTCGTTCATTAGAACAAATTTTTAAGACACGAGAATCACTTGAACCCCAAGGATGGAAATACGAACTGCAG GTTTCCATGCTAGAGATCTATAATGAGACTATTCGTGATCTGTTATCCACAAACAGTGCTGCCGGAGGCAACAAACAGTATAATATCAAGCATGATGCAAATGGAAACACTCACGTTTCTGATCTGACCATTAGTGATGTCCGAAGTAGCCGAGAGGTGTCTTTTCTTCTGGACCAGGCTGCACAAAGCAG GTCGGTTAGTAAGACACACATGAATGAACAATCGTCTAGAAGCCATTTTGTTTTCACATTGCGCATTTCAGGAGTTAACGAG aGTACTGAACAGCATGTTCAAGGGGTTCTTAACCTGATCGATCTGGCTGGAAGTGAGCGACTCTCTAAGAGTGGATCAACGGGTGACAGACTGAAAGAAACCCaa GCCATTAACAAGAGTTTGTCATCACTGAGTGACGTTATATTTGCTTTgggaaagaaagaagaacacgTGCCTTTTCGAAACTCCAAGCTTACTTACCTTCTTCAG CCTTGCTTAGGGGGAGACTCAAAGACATTAATGTTTGTGAATATCTCTCCCGATCCAACCTCGACAAACGAGTCCCTATGCTCGCTTCGATTTGCAGCGAGAGTGAATGCTTGTGAAATAGGGATTCCCAGACGCCAAACGAGCGTGAAATCATTGGATCCGAGGCTGAGTTGTGGGTGA
- the LOC124945346 gene encoding polycomb group protein FERTILIZATION-INDEPENDENT ENDOSPERM, translating into MSKVQLGCEPVIGSLTPSKKREYRVTNRLQEGKRPIYAVVFNFIDARYFNVFATVGGNRVTVYQCLEGGVIAVLQSYIDEDKDESFYTVSWACNIDGAPLLVAGGLNGVMRVIDASNEKIHKSLVGHGDSINEIRTQPLKPSLVISASKDESVRLWNVQTGICILIFAGSGGHRNEVLSVDFHPSDIYRIASCGMDNTVKIWSMKEFWTYVEKSFTWTDLPSKFPTKYVQFPIFIASVHSNYVDCNKWLGDFILSKSVDNEIVLWEPKMKENSPGEGSADILQKYPVPECDIWFIKFSCDLHYNAAAIGNREGKIYVWELQSSPPVLIARLSHVQSKSPIRQTAMSYDGSTILSCCEDGTIWRWDTVATS; encoded by the exons ATGTCGAAGGTTCAGCTAGGTTGCGAACCGGTGATTGGATCATTGACGCCGTCGAAGAAGAGAGAATATAGGGTTACAAACAGGCTTCAAGAAGGCAAACGCCCAATCTACGCCGTCGTTTTCAATTTCATCGACGCTCGTTATTTCAACGTCTTCGCAACCGTCGGCGGTAATCGG GTGACTGTATATCAATGTCTAGAAGGAGGTGTAATTGCTGTATTGCAATCTTACATTGATGAAGAC AAGGATGAGTCATTTTATACTGTAAGTTGGGCTTGTAACATAGATGGTGCTCCTTTACTTGTTGCTGGAGGACTCAATGGCGTTATGCGAGTAATTGATGCTAGTAATGAAAAGATACACAAG AGTCTTGTTGGACATGGAGATTCAATCAATGAAATTAGAACTCAGCCATTAAAACCATCTCTTGTTATATCTGCAAGCAAA GATGAATCAGTTCGACTTTGGAATGTGCAAACTGGAATATGCATTCTTATATTTGCCGGTTCAGGTGGTCATCGCAACGAAGTCCTCAGTGTG GACTTTCATCCTTCAGATATATATCGTATCGCTAGCTGTGGAATGGATAACACTGTTAAGATTTGGTCGATGAAGG AATTCTGGACTTATGTAGAAAAGTCATTCACATGGACCGATCTTCCATCTAAATTTCCCACAAAATATGTTCAATTTCCA ATATTTATAGCATCAGTTCATTCAAACTATGTGGACTGTAATAAGTGGCTTGGTGACTTCATCTTGTCTAAG AGCGTTGACAATGAAATAGTTTTATGGGAGCCGAAAATGAAGGAAAACTCGCCTGGAGAG GGTTCAGCTGATATCCTTCAGAAATACCCGGTTCCTGAATGTGATATTTGGTTCATCAAGTTCTCGTGCGATTTACATTATAATGCAGCTGCAATAG GGAATAGAGAAGGGAAAATCTATGTTTGGGAACTTCAATCCAGCCCACCTGTTTTAATCGCCAGGTTATCGCACGTCCAATCCAAGTCTCCTATTAGACAAACTGCCATGTCTTATGATGGAAG CACGATCCTTAGCTGCTGTGAAGATGGGACAATCTGGCGATGGGACACTGTCGCAACATCCTGA
- the LOC124946268 gene encoding myosin heavy chain, clone 203-like produces MGRDSALFKHLTQVDFEEIRQKGTSAAKEVIDRVAKAGLEYFLGGPHVLYKETVEEFFNTATISDDKITATPAPGSKGGRKKKAGKKAAPTKEKTESKGKEKITFSEPPQPMEEEESASGSERSESEKTDDERSGNEEEHSGRSPDNAGPDANPETTEGGEEGGNERGNEEEKEDEEAEADRIALKLLKGTERRAGKIEEIYREWHEHRFGKRYRHILPGYTDEESFQRLKEVEDVVMDLTKSDTIEEVLNRTYLLRPRAQLQKLTVRIRKVTERYEEVASEDTLTPLVLERLEKARGDLIQEIDRLEAMYGQREIPVYTAPRIDTSPDHCLTLPRANSASDESDERADPPLTGQSPLIQPEVSESDFTKEWVESRLQGFEDSTKEWVDSRIQEFEDSAVQPLRERFQRTVGSTLKFANTTRHLLDRTEERFSEIDEDQREEAVLRSKHLKRTVAEDLVGTTLRRVSDLEKKNEGLEAELKALSEQVTELLNAKINADTAAIEADARATKKVQDALDDEARKEKEAPRPSHLTEEEEEAERIRRAEAKFLGLAKKAAAQAAKDVARLERESQRLERFAADNKKKKAASSSSIPAKRKRESSKKAQVADLLNVVTETGIESIPDQATHVEEEAEVHLLRRPTKQRVTESASQPQPVKKNRNIFDFSDSD; encoded by the exons ATGGGGCGCGATTCGGCCTTGTTTAAGCACTtgactcaggtggatttcgaggaaatccgacagaaaGGCACGTCTGCGGCAAAggaggttattgaccgggtagccAAAGCCGGTCTGGAGTATTTTCTCGGCGGTCCTCATGTTCTATATAAGGAGACGGTTGAGGAGtttttcaacaccgcaactatCTCCGACGATAAGATCACCGCAACC ccggcccccggttccaaaggtggccgaaagaagaaagctgGCAAGAAAGCGGCCCCAACGAAAGAAAAGACCGAGagcaaaggaaaagagaaaataaCCTTCTCAGAACCGCCACAGCCAATGGAGGAGGAAGAGTCAGCCTCCGGCTCTGAAAGATCCGAATCCGAAAAGACCGATGACGAAAGATCGGGCAATGAAGAAGAGCATTCGGGTCGAAGTCCCGATAATGCCGGTCCTGACGCaaaccctgagaccaccgaaGGTGGTGAAGAAGGCGGTAACGAAAGAGGTAacgaagaagagaaggaggacGAAGAGGCAGAAGCCGATAGGATAGCGCTCAAACTCCTAAAGGGCACAGAACGGCGAGCCGGTAAGATTGAAGAAATATAtcgggaatggcacgagcaccggttcggcaAACGGTATAGGCACATCCTACCGGGCTACACCGACGAGGAAAGCTTCCAAAGACTGAAGGAAGTGGAGGACGTGGTCATGGATCTCACAAAATCCGATACCATTGAAGAGGTCCTAAACCGAACCTACCTCTTAAGACCGCGAGCACAGCTACAGAAGCTAACCGTACGCATCCGGAAGGTTACGGAAAGGTACGAAGAGGTAGCATCGGAGGACACCTTAACACCGTTGGTGTTAGAAAGGCTTGAGAAAGCAAGAGGAGACCTTATTCAAGAAATTGACCGGCTGGAGGCAATGTACGGTCAAAGGGAAATACCGGTCTATACAGCTCCCCGGATTGATACAAGTCCAGATCACTGTCTAACACTTCCAAGGGCAAATTCGGCATCAGATGAATCCGATGAAAGGGCGGACCCTCCTCTCACCGGGCAATCTCCACTTAtacaaccggaagtctccgaaTCAGACTTCacaaaagaatgggttgagagcCGTCTTCAAGGGTTTGAAGACTCAACAAAAGAATGGGTTGATAGCcgtattcaagagtttgaagactccgcGGTTCAGCCATTGAGGGAGAGATTTCAGAGAACCGTTGGCTCGACACTCAAGTTCGCCAACACTACAAGGCATCTTTTGGATAGAACGGAAGAACGGTTCTCAGAAATCGACGAAGATCAACGGGAAGAAGCGGTTCTGCGCAGCAAACATCTAAAGCGAACC GTTGCTGAGGacctggtcggcacaacactcAGACGGGTCTCCGATcttgagaagaaaaatgagggtCTCGAGGCCGAACTCAAAGCGCTCTCCGAACAAGTTACCGAACTGCTGAATGCTAAGATAAATGCGGAtaccgcggctatagaggctgatGCCCGAGCAACTAAGAAGGTCCAGGATGCGCTAGACGATGAAgcaagaaaagaaaaggagGCACCGCGACCATCGCACCTTACcgaggaggaagaggaagccgAGCGAATTCGAAGGGCAGAGGCTAAGTTTCTAGGACTTGCAAAGAAGgcagccgctcaagctgcgaaggatgTTGCGCGGTTAGAAAGGGAAAGTCAGAGGCTAGAAAGATTTGCGGCCgacaacaaaaagaaaaaggcgGCCTCCTCCTCGTCGATACCGGCAAAGCGGAAAAGAGAATCCTCGAAGAAAGCTCAAGTGGCCGACCTGCTGAATGTGGTAACTGAAACGGGTATCGAGAGTATACCGGATCAGGCCACTCACGTCGAAGAAGAGGCTGAAGTGCACCTACTTCGGCGGCCCACTAAACAACGAGTCACCGAATCGGCCAGTCAACCGCAACCGGTGAAGAAAAACCGGAACATAtttgacttctcggactcggacTAG